The following nucleotide sequence is from Phacochoerus africanus isolate WHEZ1 chromosome 6, ROS_Pafr_v1, whole genome shotgun sequence.
ccttctttctttcttcccttctttctccgactgcacctgcagcatgcagaagttcccaggccagggatggaacctgcgccacagctgtaaccagagccacagcagtgacaaggctggatccttaacctgttgagccacgagggaactctgccaccttctttttaaaactgatgtgtagttgattttcaatgctgtgttagtttcaggtatacagcaaaataattcagttgtacatacatgcatattttttcagattcttttccattataggttatgacaagatattgcatatagctccctgtgctatagagtaaatCTCTGTTGCCTTTCCTGTttcatatataaaagtatatattttttaatgccaTACTCCTAATTTGACCCTCTCCCCTATAAACCATTTTTGAGTTTCTCTTTGGCTTGTGAATGTGAAGATACACACATACCTACAGACACACCCCAGCGCAATCACAGTTGCCATCTGTATCAACCTTTGTGCGATTTATGCATTGCTTTCATGACCACTGTCTaactggagtctttttttttttgtctttttgccatttcttgggctgctcccacggcatatggaggtgcccaggctaggagtcgaatcggagccatagccaccagcctacaccagagcctcagcaacgtgggatccaagccgtgtctgaaacctacaccacaggtcacggcaaagctggatccttaacccactgagcaaagtcagggatcgaacctgcaccctcatggttcctagtcggattggttaaccactgagccatgacgggaaatcttCTAACCGAATTCTTAAAACGACCTTGGCAGACAATGTTGTAGTCCCCTTTTCCAGGGGCATCCAGGTACCCAGACTTCCTCATCTGAAGGGCAGATCTCCACGCCCTCACCTAGCCCTGAGGGCTGGAGGTTCAAAGCTCCCCGCCCCCCGACCCCCACAGCCTGCCTGTGCCTTCCTGAGCTCCCATCTGGAGCTAGTCTCAGctcttctccccctgcccccaccctgcccctcctgcTTCCAGTTTCTACCCGCAGCCTCTTCCCCCTGCAGAAAAGGACGGATGAAGCTGCTTTTCAGAAGCTGATGAGCAACCTGGACAGCAACAGGGACAACGAGGTGGACTTCCAGGAGTACTGCGTCTTCCTGTCCTGCATCGCCATGATGTGCAACGAGTTTTTCGAAGGCTTCCCTGATAAGCAGCCCCGGAAGAAGTGAGGGCTCCTCGGATGTGGGTGGGGGCCCTACCAGCTGGGGGGTCTTCCCTGACAGAAAGGGCACAGTGCCTCACCGTGGCTCTTCCAGACCTGATCAAGTTCAATAAAGATTCTGAAAGCTATAAGACTGATGGTCTGAGAGGGTGGGATGGGGCCTGAGGGATATGGGGGGGGCGTGGGTGGGAGGGGTACTGGCCGGTTTGCTGCTGTTTTGTGAAGAGTGGAGAGCAGACTGGTGAAGGGGGGAGAGGGATGCGTGACCGTGCATGGGTGTGTGGGACAGACTTGactcaggatggggctgaaggCAGGGAAAGGAACCCCAGAGGCTTGGACCACCCCAGCTATAGGATCTCGGCCAGGGCACTCACCCATCCCATCTCCCCAACGTTGCCTCCAGCAGGACCACAGACTGAAGCTGGGATGGAATGGAAGGTCACATCTGTTCTTGGTTGGGGTCTGGGAAGGAGTGTGGGCGCCCTGGGGATAGTGGGGGAAGGGCTGAGTCACGGGGAGGAAGTCGTGAGgccagaagggggagggggaggagggctcAGACCTGACATTGacagcccaggccctgcctggccACCCCTTCCAGCACCTTGGCTTCAAACCCCAGGGATGGATGAATCCTTCTTGTCCACATTCAGATGAGGGAGGTGATGCGGGGGGTGAGCAGGCTGTTGGCCGCAGCATGAGACGATCATTCTTCTCTGAGCCCCGTCTCTGTCCCAGGGGCCCCAAGATGTGCCTCATTATCAGTTAGCATCTCTCGCTCCTTCAGATGAAGGCAAAGGACTTCGGAAGGGGTGACTGGAGGAGagtggctggggtgggaggtgacCACCAATTTAGAGATAAAATTCCAGACATAGGATCTGATAAATGAAATTGAGATCTCGCCCCCCAGTATCAGGCATGATGTTGTTTCTCCTTAGGTGAAAGGCCAGGGGCTCCAGCGGGCCGTGGGGGAGGATTGTGGTTAGACCTCCAGACCATGCCTAGGTGTACAGGGACCTTCAAGGAAGACGTGAGTAGGGGGCAGGTCCAGAGACCGGGAAGGTCTGGTTCCCTTGACCTTTCAAGCTTTCCCCCTCCTTCTCATCGCATTGTGTTTTTCTCTCCAGTTTCAGAGGAGTGGGGTAGGTGACTCACAAGTTCCCTCAGAGTGTGACTGCCGAGACTTGGGTAGAATTTTGATCCAGGAAAATgttttcctcctcccccttctccccccgcccccgccccccaggtccGCCCATCTTCCATGGCGTGCCCTCCCCTGAGCCTCCTGCTGCATCACTCTCTACTTGGGAAACTCCAGTTGCTTAGCGACCAGTCCCCTGCTCCCTCTCTAACCTTgccagatgggggtgggggtggagtggggagctGCGGGGAACACCCAGGCAGGAGAGGGTGGGGCTGCAGCAGCAATAGGTGCTAAGCCCCCACTTCCGTTCTGTTCTGGTGGATGGCAGGACAACATCTGAGCTTCTCCTGGGATACGGGCCACTCCCCCTGACCCCCAGCCCCGTTCATTACCACATCCTGAACCTGCTCCCCTAGCTCACAGCCTCTACCCCGTCACCCAGCCCCCCTATCCTTCCCCAATCTCTGCCTTGGTCCTTGATTCTTAGTTTTCCAAGAGTCTCTAAGAATTTTTTCCCATGGTAATGAGTGAGGTTTAGACAAAATTATTCATTGAAAATCCTTTAAGACAAAATTATTCATTGAAAATCCTTTAAGGTGTTCCCCTGTGATGTAGCGGGTTAAAGATACGgcgttgccactgcagcagcttgagtccctgctatggcacaggttcaatcactggcccaggagctgcacatgctgcaggtgtggcagaaaaaaaaaaaaagaaaagaaaagaaaaaagagaaaacccttTAAAAATCTTAGGCTCTATACTCGCTAATGACTTTGACCATGCCCTTGGCAGGAAGCATCTTCCCTGCTGGTTCCCATCTTAACCAGAATGTGCCTATTCTGTTCTTGGAGTGGGTGGGAGGGTCCCAGTGTGGAGAGGGGCCTAGGGTACGGGTAGATACCCTGCGTTTTTCCTCCTGGGTCTTCGCTCCAGGGCAGCCTGGCTGTTATCCCATTAGACCGGGAGCTCTTATTTTTGGTTGGGAAAATAAAGCTTCTGGGACCGAAGACATGTGTGCCACACTCAGTGCGCCCCTATCCTGTCCTTTTGGAAATAAGGAAGGTGACACTGGCAGAGGGGATTTCTTCCCAGCCTTAGTCCCAGGAGGCCAGAGCCTCCTGGTCCCTGGCCCCTTCTTATTGGCCCTTTGTCTCCCCTGGTTTCCTGGGGACTGGGGCCAGGGAATAAAGGCAGAGACCAGAGGGAGGGAGCCTGTTGCTGCTCCGGTGAGTTCTCTGGCTCCTTCTTTGGTGAGTCTTTCTGATCTTCCTGCTCACTTATACGGTATGGCAAGCTGGGCGATGAGGCTGGAGGGTGACAAGCTCGGTGACCCCCACCGATGAGTGGGGGCAGGTGCTCAGGAAGGAGAGGGCAGAGTATTTGGAGTCATTGTGGCTGTTGGAATTTCCTGAGAAGTGgctctgggggtggaggtggggatcaGAACCAGCCAGGATGCTGCTGCAGATGCCCACAGACCCGTGCCTTCCACTGTGGTCCTGGCCTGAGTCTCCTGGAGGGTGGGGCGAGGCTGAGGGTTTTGGGTGGTGGGAGATGAATGATGGGTCCAATTCAAGAAGTGAGAGATGGGTGTGGGGTCAAAGGTAAGAGGTAGcggcttctttctcctttccttgctCAAGACTCTACACAGATTTACCTGCAGCCTCCGAGTTCCTGGGGTGTTGGCTCCTTCCTCCCTAAGGGGGAAGTGGTTTTCAAGTCTGAGTCAGAGGAGCT
It contains:
- the S100A4 gene encoding protein S100-A4, whose amino-acid sequence is MAYPLEKALDVMVSTFHKYSGKEGDKFKLNKSELKELLTRELPSFLGKRTDEAAFQKLMSNLDSNRDNEVDFQEYCVFLSCIAMMCNEFFEGFPDKQPRKK